In a genomic window of Gloeocapsopsis dulcis:
- a CDS encoding methyltransferase domain-containing protein, with product MRTVEDIFFSLQEKPFKLIKISQFKSNFKVSADSFRIAVFRSIELKNFLYGKKARSKSISYISFVKQDVDHGSARKAVSNLLNNLFVTAFPNWRCQDPGNIECWGFWSKDDLFVGIRITPHSVRARDYRNGERKASLRPTIAAAMAVLSNPNERDRVIDPMCGSGTLLIERGLLSSYASLQGYDIDPEAVKLAATNISNANLRDANVKSCDSTTLHLETESADILLCNLPFGKVYGNKETNTDLYIRCLQEWGRVVKTGGRAILLTSDTKCFMIAHKHINNYWQITDTFRFKVMGIYANCFVLHKT from the coding sequence TTGCGGACAGTAGAAGATATATTTTTCTCATTACAAGAAAAACCCTTTAAGCTGATTAAAATTAGTCAATTTAAGAGTAACTTTAAGGTCAGTGCTGACTCATTTCGTATAGCAGTCTTTAGGTCAATTGAATTAAAGAATTTTCTTTACGGTAAGAAAGCACGAAGTAAATCTATTAGCTATATATCATTTGTCAAACAAGATGTGGATCATGGGTCAGCAAGAAAAGCGGTATCAAATCTTCTTAATAATTTATTTGTAACAGCATTTCCTAATTGGAGGTGTCAAGATCCAGGAAATATAGAGTGTTGGGGTTTTTGGAGTAAAGATGATTTGTTCGTTGGAATTAGGATTACGCCTCATAGTGTTCGGGCTAGAGATTATCGAAATGGAGAACGCAAGGCTTCTCTAAGACCAACGATTGCTGCTGCAATGGCTGTTCTCTCAAATCCAAATGAAAGGGATCGTGTAATTGATCCCATGTGTGGTAGTGGTACGCTACTAATTGAGAGAGGCTTGTTGTCGTCGTATGCTTCGTTGCAGGGATATGATATTGATCCAGAGGCAGTTAAATTGGCAGCGACTAATATTTCTAATGCAAATTTAAGAGACGCTAATGTTAAATCTTGTGATTCAACAACCTTACATTTAGAGACTGAAAGTGCAGATATTCTATTATGTAATCTGCCTTTTGGCAAAGTATATGGAAATAAAGAAACAAATACTGATCTTTACATTCGATGTCTTCAAGAATGGGGCAGAGTAGTTAAGACAGGAGGGCGAGCTATCCTTCTTACCTCTGATACAAAATGCTTTATGATTGCACACAAACACATTAATAACTACTGGCAAATTACTGATACTTTCAGATTTAAGGTAATGGGCATATATGCTAATTGCTTTGTGTTGCACAAAACATAG
- a CDS encoding photosystem II reaction center protein K, which produces MEAAMLLAKLPEAYSILDPLVDVLPIIPVFFLLLAFVWQAAIGFK; this is translated from the coding sequence ATGGAAGCTGCAATGTTGTTAGCAAAACTCCCAGAGGCTTATTCGATCCTCGATCCTTTGGTAGACGTTCTTCCTATTATTCCAGTATTTTTCTTGTTGCTTGCTTTTGTTTGGCAAGCGGCTATTGGCTTTAAATAA
- a CDS encoding tetratricopeptide repeat protein, translating to MKSQSLKPPQDRQHQRHCVNWKQQPPLAHQSHILPDKFLRTHARSKAQQGNYPEAIALLNQLITRHPEDAIDYNNRGLIYFQSGQFFSAIADYNTAIQLKPALASAYNNRANCYAACGQLTEALADYDKAIDLNPSYVRAWINRGITLRELGKYEQAVENFDIAEILGQLPANTYAERGRTYHLWGDWNLAIADYRRALELISDDTMRLRYQVETWLAQLIGR from the coding sequence ATGAAAAGTCAATCGTTAAAACCGCCTCAAGATCGTCAACACCAACGCCATTGTGTTAACTGGAAGCAACAACCCCCCCTGGCACATCAGTCACATATATTGCCAGATAAATTTTTACGCACTCACGCACGCTCCAAAGCACAACAAGGAAATTATCCTGAGGCGATCGCTTTATTAAATCAGTTAATTACTCGCCATCCCGAAGATGCGATTGACTACAACAATCGCGGGTTAATTTATTTCCAAAGTGGGCAATTCTTTTCAGCGATAGCTGATTATAACACAGCAATTCAACTAAAACCAGCGTTGGCTAGCGCTTATAACAATCGAGCCAATTGCTATGCTGCGTGTGGACAATTAACGGAAGCACTCGCCGACTACGACAAAGCCATCGATCTCAATCCTAGCTATGTGCGGGCGTGGATCAATCGTGGTATTACATTACGCGAATTAGGAAAATACGAACAAGCAGTCGAAAACTTTGATATTGCTGAAATTTTAGGTCAATTGCCTGCAAACACGTATGCTGAACGCGGTCGAACATATCATCTTTGGGGAGACTGGAATTTAGCGATCGCTGACTATCGCCGTGCCCTTGAGTTAATATCAGACGATACTATGCGCCTGCGTTATCAAGTCGAAACGTGGCTTGCACAGTTAATTGGGAGATAG
- a CDS encoding phosphoribosyltransferase, producing the protein MADLYVSWSDYNHIIEQLAVKIYQSNWQFNQIVCLARGGLRVGDVLSRIYKQPLAVLSTSSYTGAGKQTRGDLVFARSLTMTTPDIGSHILLVDDLVDSGVTLQQTIPWLNQNFGDCIQEIRTAVLWYKACSVMVPDYYVDYLPDNPWIHQPFEHYEKMALAELAASHESASVTK; encoded by the coding sequence ATGGCAGATCTTTACGTTTCTTGGTCAGATTACAATCATATAATTGAACAGTTAGCCGTTAAAATTTATCAATCAAATTGGCAATTTAACCAAATTGTTTGCCTTGCACGCGGTGGACTGCGCGTTGGCGATGTTCTTTCACGAATCTATAAACAACCCCTAGCAGTTTTATCAACCTCCTCCTATACTGGCGCAGGTAAGCAGACGCGGGGTGATTTAGTTTTTGCGCGTAGCTTAACCATGACAACTCCCGACATTGGTTCGCACATTCTGTTAGTTGATGACTTGGTTGATTCGGGTGTCACGCTGCAACAAACAATTCCTTGGTTAAACCAAAACTTTGGCGATTGCATTCAAGAAATTCGTACCGCAGTACTATGGTACAAAGCTTGTTCAGTCATGGTTCCTGATTACTATGTAGATTATTTACCTGATAACCCGTGGATTCATCAACCTTTTGAACATTACGAAAAAATGGCACTCGCAGAACTTGCGGCGAGTCATGAATCGGCTTCAGTTACCAAATAG
- a CDS encoding glutathione S-transferase family protein has product MLKLYGGARSRASIVQWYLEELAVPYEFVLLDMQAGEHRQPNFLAINPMGKVPAIVDGDFQLWESGAILLYLAEKYGKEISSLEERAQVAQWVLFANATLGPGIFVEASRDRETPRLLTPLNEIFSRQPFLLGDRFGVADVAVGSILCYIPIMLKLDLSDYPGVLNYMKQLSERPAFQKTIGSRS; this is encoded by the coding sequence ATGCTCAAACTATATGGTGGCGCTCGTAGTCGTGCGTCGATTGTCCAATGGTATCTAGAAGAGTTGGCAGTTCCTTACGAATTTGTATTACTTGATATGCAAGCTGGAGAACACCGCCAACCTAATTTTCTAGCAATTAACCCGATGGGCAAAGTTCCAGCAATTGTTGATGGAGATTTTCAGCTTTGGGAATCTGGCGCAATTTTGTTGTATCTTGCCGAAAAGTATGGTAAAGAAATTTCCTCGCTTGAAGAACGAGCGCAAGTGGCACAATGGGTGTTATTTGCTAATGCTACTTTAGGACCAGGGATTTTTGTGGAAGCAAGCCGCGATCGCGAAACGCCTCGCTTGTTAACACCGTTGAATGAAATTTTTTCTCGACAACCATTTTTGTTGGGCGATCGCTTTGGAGTTGCGGATGTCGCAGTCGGATCAATTCTTTGCTACATCCCGATCATGCTCAAATTAGACCTTAGTGACTACCCTGGGGTTCTCAATTACATGAAACAACTATCTGAACGACCTGCTTTTCAAAAAACTATTGGTAGTAGAAGTTAA
- the mrdA gene encoding penicillin-binding protein 2 translates to MALFQLQFTSNSITARTVGRDRRALAIVLMITILIFGGLGSRLAYLQLIEGEHLQQLAERNRIRVIPKQPERGNIFDRNGKVLASSRLSHAVYIWPQAPKNDTWETTRTRLASILKIPETEIQQRLDKAGYNSPTLVRIARDLSPAQITALAEYRNELRDVEVYIEAVRNYPNQQIAAHILGYTGEMNDEELAKKRSEGYRLGDIVGQMGVEAAFEKQLRGEWGGQQVEVDGTGQILRLLGEKSARSGRDVHLTLDLELQKAAEVALGDRQGAIVALDPNNGAVLAMVSRPAFDPNIFSKRITPEIWQQLQSKQHPFVNRALQSFPPASTFKVITTTAGIESGKFSPNATLPTYGCMNIGGTTFCDWNRAGFGRLGFVGALAWSSNTFFYQISKGIGESTLIDWTRRYGFGQKTGIELASEESAGLVADDRWKQKNLNLPWSVGDTVNMSIGQGFLQVTPLQLAVMFAVPANDGYRVQPHLLKDNEDLKNWRESLNLKPETVRVLRQGLRQVVSGGTGQVLNLPTIPPVAGKSGTAQAFGKQAHAWFGAYAPADKPEIVVVAFAEHSGGGGGKVAAPMVLKVLEAYFKK, encoded by the coding sequence ATGGCTTTATTCCAGCTTCAGTTTACTAGCAATAGTATTACTGCCCGTACAGTTGGACGCGATCGCCGTGCTTTAGCGATCGTGCTGATGATTACTATACTCATATTTGGTGGGCTTGGTAGCCGTTTGGCATATTTGCAGTTGATTGAAGGCGAACACCTGCAGCAGTTAGCAGAACGTAATCGAATACGGGTTATTCCTAAGCAACCCGAACGAGGTAACATTTTTGACCGTAACGGCAAAGTTTTAGCGAGTAGTCGTCTTTCTCATGCTGTCTATATTTGGCCTCAAGCACCTAAGAACGACACTTGGGAAACGACTCGAACTCGTCTTGCCAGCATTCTTAAGATACCAGAAACAGAAATTCAACAGCGATTAGATAAAGCTGGTTACAATTCCCCTACCTTAGTCCGAATTGCCCGCGATCTCAGTCCGGCTCAAATTACTGCTTTAGCCGAGTATCGCAATGAACTACGAGACGTTGAAGTTTACATCGAAGCTGTCCGCAACTACCCAAATCAACAAATTGCTGCGCACATCCTTGGCTACACCGGAGAAATGAACGATGAAGAGTTAGCCAAAAAGCGCAGTGAAGGCTACCGGTTGGGTGATATTGTCGGACAAATGGGTGTAGAAGCAGCGTTTGAAAAGCAGCTACGCGGTGAATGGGGTGGACAGCAAGTAGAAGTCGATGGTACTGGACAAATTTTACGACTTTTAGGGGAAAAATCAGCAAGATCGGGTCGCGATGTTCATTTGACCTTAGATTTAGAATTGCAAAAAGCGGCTGAAGTGGCACTAGGCGATCGCCAAGGTGCGATCGTCGCACTCGATCCCAACAATGGTGCAGTGTTGGCAATGGTAAGTCGCCCTGCATTTGATCCTAATATCTTTTCTAAACGAATTACTCCTGAAATATGGCAGCAACTACAAAGTAAACAGCATCCCTTCGTTAACCGTGCTTTACAAAGTTTTCCGCCAGCAAGTACGTTTAAAGTGATTACTACCACTGCGGGGATTGAATCGGGGAAATTTTCGCCCAACGCCACTTTACCAACCTATGGTTGCATGAACATTGGTGGAACGACTTTCTGCGATTGGAACCGTGCGGGGTTTGGTCGCTTAGGATTTGTCGGGGCGCTGGCGTGGAGTAGCAATACCTTCTTTTATCAAATTAGCAAAGGAATCGGCGAATCAACTTTAATCGACTGGACGCGCCGTTATGGGTTTGGTCAAAAAACGGGAATCGAATTAGCATCTGAAGAATCAGCAGGTTTAGTGGCGGACGATCGCTGGAAGCAGAAAAATCTGAACTTACCTTGGAGTGTGGGCGACACCGTAAATATGTCGATTGGGCAAGGATTTTTACAAGTCACGCCCCTTCAACTTGCGGTGATGTTTGCTGTTCCTGCTAACGATGGCTACCGTGTTCAACCGCATTTGTTAAAAGACAACGAAGACTTAAAAAATTGGCGCGAGTCTTTGAATTTAAAACCAGAAACCGTGCGCGTACTTCGCCAAGGATTACGCCAAGTCGTCTCTGGCGGTACAGGACAAGTCCTCAATTTACCGACAATTCCACCCGTTGCGGGAAAAAGTGGTACTGCACAAGCTTTTGGTAAGCAGGCTCATGCTTGGTTTGGTGCTTACGCCCCTGCGGATAAGCCTGAAATCGTTGTAGTGGCGTTTGCCGAACACTCCGGCGGCGGTGGTGGTAAGGTTGCTGCACCAATGGTGTTGAAGGTACTAGAGGCGTATTTTAAGAAGTAA
- a CDS encoding AEC family transporter codes for MNLIAIYTPLIGLVLLGLILGRYLSKVVATRLGQFLFWVGVPISIVAFLRQADLSGQIWIAPAIAWIAIVLGVIFAGTGIRLRQYLKKDAAPWRQPTQGSFILAAMVGNTGYLGYPITLAIAGTQYFGFALFYDLLGTTLGAYGVGVALAARFGGSVHNHRELAQAILINPSLWSFGFGFFFRRVPLPESAAAILQGLAWTMVALSLVLIGMRLSQLHSWHSLPRASVSLLIKMLLVPLILGSSLSLLGINGTTRLVLVLQTAMPPAFATLVIAEAYDLDRDLAVTALAVGTIGILFLLPIWIYLFGN; via the coding sequence ATGAACCTTATCGCAATCTACACGCCACTAATCGGATTAGTTTTATTAGGATTGATACTTGGACGATATCTGTCAAAAGTTGTTGCTACTCGTTTAGGACAGTTTCTGTTTTGGGTAGGCGTACCTATCAGTATTGTGGCATTTTTGCGACAAGCAGACTTATCAGGACAAATTTGGATTGCACCAGCGATCGCTTGGATCGCCATTGTACTTGGAGTTATTTTTGCTGGGACAGGAATTCGTTTGCGGCAATACTTAAAAAAAGATGCTGCACCTTGGCGACAACCAACTCAAGGTAGCTTTATCTTAGCTGCAATGGTGGGGAACACAGGTTATCTTGGTTATCCAATTACGCTAGCGATCGCGGGTACACAGTATTTTGGTTTTGCCTTATTTTACGATCTTTTAGGAACAACGCTCGGAGCTTACGGCGTAGGTGTCGCATTAGCAGCGCGGTTTGGGGGTAGCGTTCACAATCATCGAGAACTCGCACAAGCAATTTTGATTAATCCTTCGTTGTGGAGTTTCGGGTTTGGCTTCTTTTTTCGGCGAGTACCCCTCCCAGAGTCTGCCGCAGCGATTCTTCAAGGATTAGCCTGGACAATGGTAGCGCTATCTCTAGTTTTGATTGGGATGCGACTTAGCCAGTTGCATTCTTGGCACAGTCTGCCCCGTGCTTCCGTAAGCTTACTGATTAAAATGCTCCTAGTCCCACTTATCCTGGGTAGCAGCTTATCGCTGTTGGGAATTAATGGCACTACTCGGCTTGTTTTAGTTTTGCAAACCGCAATGCCACCAGCTTTTGCCACCCTTGTGATTGCTGAAGCTTATGACCTCGACCGCGATTTAGCCGTTACAGCACTTGCCGTTGGTACAATTGGCATTCTATTTTTGCTACCAATTTGGATTTATCTATTTGGTAACTGA
- a CDS encoding DUF4160 domain-containing protein produces MPTVLQVGPYSFIFFSSDRGEPPHIHVKRDKQIAKFWLDPVSLEKNRGFKEHELNQIDRLVAEH; encoded by the coding sequence ATGCCCACGGTTCTTCAAGTTGGTCCTTACAGCTTTATCTTCTTTAGCTCTGATCGAGGTGAACCTCCCCACATCCATGTTAAGCGGGATAAGCAAATTGCAAAATTTTGGCTCGATCCCGTCTCCTTAGAGAAAAACCGAGGCTTTAAGGAACATGAGTTGAATCAAATTGATAGGCTGGTAGCAGAACATTAA
- a CDS encoding DUF2442 domain-containing protein: MTTLTLETEPIVNQVTVTDEKLIVELADGRSLIVPLAWYPRLMHASLEERQNWQILGDGYAIEWVDLDEHIGIEGLLAGRRSGESQRSFERWLATRNTPAD; the protein is encoded by the coding sequence ATGACTACTTTGACACTTGAGACAGAACCAATTGTAAATCAAGTCACTGTCACTGATGAGAAGCTGATTGTAGAGCTAGCTGACGGTCGCAGCCTCATTGTTCCTTTAGCCTGGTATCCTCGCTTAATGCACGCTTCGCTTGAAGAACGGCAAAACTGGCAGATCTTAGGTGATGGCTATGCGATCGAATGGGTGGATCTCGATGAGCATATTGGGATAGAAGGGTTGTTGGCGGGTAGACGAAGCGGTGAAAGCCAGAGATCATTTGAGCGTTGGCTAGCTACACGTAACACTCCTGCTGATTGA
- a CDS encoding MFS transporter, whose translation MSESSPEAYPAKSQLSEKLNLKTKLAYGAGDLGPAFTANITAFFLLVFFTNVAGISPGLAGTILLIGKIWDAINDPIVGVLSDRTTSRWGRRLPWLFWGAIPFGFFYVLQWVIPQFSTDPTAQRWSLFWYYVIISIFMNAFYTVVNLPYTALTAEITQDYNERTSLTSFRFAFSIGGSILSVVLAQIVFASIPDPRQQYFVLAIAIGILAVSPLYWCVWGVRDRVIALEAHRRDRYSEESLPYLQQLKIVFSNRPFLYVIGIYLFSWLSVQVTAAIIPYFVVNVMGLSDTAVPTVIIAVQGTALLMLFVWSYISERIGKKAVYFMGMSLWIIAQIGLFFLQPGQLTLMYVLAVMAGFGVSTAYLVPWSMMPDVIELDELRTGQRREGIFYGFMVLLQKFGLAFGLFLLGVILEWSGFQESVPGQAIPIQPESALQAIRFAIAPVPTLCLILGLVLAYFYPITREVHAQILLQLKERDRGNS comes from the coding sequence ATGAGTGAATCATCTCCTGAAGCCTATCCTGCTAAATCACAGTTAAGTGAGAAGCTGAATTTAAAAACAAAATTAGCTTATGGTGCAGGAGATTTAGGTCCAGCGTTTACAGCAAATATTACAGCATTTTTTTTATTAGTATTTTTTACCAACGTTGCGGGCATTAGTCCTGGATTAGCAGGTACGATCCTACTGATTGGTAAGATTTGGGATGCGATTAACGATCCGATTGTCGGGGTATTAAGCGATCGCACTACATCACGCTGGGGTCGTCGTTTACCTTGGCTATTTTGGGGCGCGATTCCCTTTGGATTTTTCTACGTTTTGCAGTGGGTGATTCCCCAATTTAGTACCGATCCAACCGCGCAACGGTGGAGTTTGTTTTGGTACTACGTGATCATTTCAATTTTCATGAATGCGTTCTATACCGTTGTCAATCTTCCCTACACTGCACTCACCGCCGAAATTACGCAAGATTACAACGAACGCACGAGTCTCACGAGTTTTCGCTTTGCCTTTTCAATTGGAGGTAGTATTCTTTCGGTTGTACTTGCACAAATTGTCTTCGCATCAATTCCCGATCCACGACAACAGTATTTTGTGTTAGCGATTGCAATTGGTATTTTGGCTGTATCACCTTTGTATTGGTGTGTTTGGGGAGTACGCGATCGCGTTATTGCCCTAGAAGCCCACCGTCGCGATCGTTATTCTGAAGAATCGCTTCCTTATTTACAGCAGCTAAAAATTGTCTTCAGTAACCGTCCTTTTTTATACGTTATCGGTATTTATCTCTTTTCCTGGTTAAGTGTCCAGGTGACAGCTGCAATTATTCCCTATTTTGTTGTTAATGTGATGGGTTTAAGTGACACCGCAGTTCCTACTGTAATTATTGCGGTTCAAGGTACAGCTTTACTCATGCTGTTTGTCTGGAGCTATATCAGCGAACGTATTGGAAAGAAAGCAGTTTATTTCATGGGTATGAGTTTATGGATTATCGCGCAAATCGGACTGTTCTTTCTACAACCAGGACAGTTAACCTTGATGTACGTCCTCGCCGTTATGGCAGGCTTTGGCGTTTCCACTGCGTATCTGGTACCGTGGTCAATGATGCCGGATGTGATTGAACTTGATGAGTTAAGAACCGGACAACGCCGTGAAGGGATTTTTTATGGTTTCATGGTGCTACTGCAAAAATTCGGCTTAGCCTTTGGCTTATTTTTGTTAGGAGTTATCCTTGAATGGTCAGGTTTTCAAGAAAGCGTCCCAGGACAAGCAATTCCCATACAACCTGAAAGTGCACTGCAAGCAATCCGCTTTGCGATCGCCCCCGTACCGACACTTTGCTTGATTTTAGGTCTAGTTTTAGCTTACTTCTACCCAATCACCCGCGAGGTACACGCACAGATTTTATTGCAGTTAAAAGAGCGCGATCGAGGTAATAGCTAA
- a CDS encoding BrnT family toxin gives MEFEWNPDKAALNFEKHGVSFQEAATVFDDPLSVTFSDPDHSIGESRYVIIGVSRLGQLLVVAHTDRGEKVRIISARKATRQEKRFYEEGS, from the coding sequence ATGGAATTTGAATGGAACCCAGACAAAGCGGCACTAAACTTTGAGAAGCATGGTGTTTCCTTTCAAGAAGCTGCAACTGTATTTGATGATCCTCTATCTGTAACTTTCTCTGATCCCGATCATTCTATTGGAGAAAGCCGCTACGTTATTATTGGCGTATCTAGATTGGGACAACTTTTAGTTGTTGCACATACTGACCGAGGCGAAAAAGTAAGAATTATCAGCGCCCGAAAAGCCACGCGACAGGAGAAGAGATTTTATGAAGAAGGAAGTTGA
- a CDS encoding SAM-dependent methyltransferase, with product MQFRRTAWVLVASVGLVIGVAGCNSQTMTNAQIPQVETPAQSPERKPDVVYVPTPQEVVNEMLTLAKVTKDDVIYDLGSGDGRIPITAAQKYGARGIGIDINPERIREANENAQKAGVTDRVQFLQQDLFQSDFSEATVVTLYLLPELNVKLRPQLFKQLKPGTRIVSHDFDMGDWKPDQVVQTQEGSTIYYWVIPEQIPANLRDTDSST from the coding sequence ACGAACAGCGTGGGTATTGGTGGCAAGTGTTGGTTTAGTCATAGGAGTTGCAGGATGTAACTCACAAACTATGACGAATGCACAAATACCTCAAGTAGAAACTCCTGCTCAAAGTCCCGAACGCAAACCTGATGTTGTTTACGTACCAACTCCCCAGGAAGTCGTAAACGAAATGCTAACGCTTGCCAAAGTTACAAAAGATGATGTTATTTATGACTTAGGTAGCGGTGATGGTAGAATACCGATTACTGCAGCTCAGAAGTACGGTGCGCGTGGTATAGGTATTGATATCAATCCTGAACGGATTCGGGAAGCTAACGAAAACGCTCAAAAAGCCGGAGTCACTGATCGCGTCCAGTTTCTGCAACAAGACTTATTTCAAAGTGACTTTAGTGAAGCAACAGTGGTAACACTTTACCTGCTACCAGAACTGAATGTAAAGTTACGTCCTCAGTTGTTCAAGCAACTCAAACCAGGTACGCGCATTGTTTCCCACGACTTCGATATGGGGGACTGGAAACCCGATCAAGTTGTGCAAACGCAAGAAGGTTCCACAATCTACTACTGGGTAATTCCGGAACAAATTCCAGCTAATTTACGCGATACCGACTCAAGTACATAG
- a CDS encoding M15 family metallopeptidase: METEFTKTRVQDDIPEALRDNHAVVVKPRKRVPVLILSLLGLSAIALVSGVFYLNTTQKDVDSAPAIVTSPSPAQSAVPVNPPDNNSELLLGHFAYEEAPQSELESITSDGRIKMRSSAAKQFKAMLAAARADGVRLVPISGFRSANEQEHLFFDVKAQRGQATTKRASVSAPPGYSEHHTGYAVDIGDANVPATNLSTTFENTKAFKWLDQNAARFSFELSFPQDNPQGVSYEPWHWRYVGDRHSLETFYKARNIKPTP; this comes from the coding sequence GTGGAGACTGAATTTACAAAAACAAGAGTGCAAGATGATATTCCTGAGGCTTTGCGGGATAATCATGCTGTTGTTGTTAAACCTCGCAAAAGAGTACCAGTATTGATTTTGAGCTTGCTGGGTTTAAGTGCGATCGCGCTTGTGAGTGGTGTTTTTTATCTCAATACAACACAAAAAGATGTGGATTCTGCTCCGGCGATCGTGACTAGCCCGTCCCCTGCACAATCTGCCGTACCCGTCAATCCCCCAGACAACAATTCTGAATTACTTTTAGGACATTTTGCGTATGAAGAAGCACCACAATCGGAACTCGAATCGATTACTTCTGATGGGCGGATTAAAATGCGTTCATCCGCAGCCAAACAATTTAAAGCAATGCTAGCAGCAGCTAGGGCTGATGGTGTAAGGTTAGTGCCAATTTCTGGGTTTCGCTCAGCGAATGAGCAAGAACATCTGTTTTTTGATGTGAAAGCGCAGCGCGGACAAGCAACAACCAAACGCGCCAGTGTCAGTGCGCCTCCAGGTTACAGCGAACATCATACTGGATATGCGGTTGATATTGGTGATGCCAACGTCCCTGCAACAAACTTGAGTACCACATTTGAAAATACCAAAGCTTTTAAATGGCTCGATCAAAATGCCGCACGTTTTAGCTTTGAACTGTCGTTTCCTCAAGATAATCCCCAAGGTGTGAGTTATGAACCTTGGCACTGGAGATACGTAGGCGATCGCCATAGCTTAGAAACATTCTACAAAGCTCGCAATATCAAACCTACTCCTTAA
- a CDS encoding response regulator translates to MIHAGGLIIRRIRTLQSPQKRRLPAIALTAFAKEEDQQEATVAGFQRHLSKPVNPDELIEVVASLASLWRSVSKTC, encoded by the coding sequence GTGATTCATGCAGGAGGTCTAATCATTCGCAGAATCAGAACACTCCAGTCTCCCCAAAAGCGGCGATTGCCTGCGATCGCCCTTACTGCTTTTGCCAAGGAAGAAGATCAGCAAGAAGCAACGGTTGCAGGGTTTCAGCGACACCTCTCGAAACCTGTTAACCCAGATGAGCTAATTGAAGTGGTTGCTAGCCTCGCTAGTCTCTGGCGGTCAGTAAGCAAAACTTGCTAA